The following coding sequences lie in one Pectobacterium sp. A5351 genomic window:
- a CDS encoding DUF1328 domain-containing protein → MFRWGIIFLVIALIAAALGFGGLAGTAAGAAKIVFVVGIILFVVSLFTGRKRP, encoded by the coding sequence ATGTTTCGTTGGGGCATTATATTTTTAGTTATCGCACTGATCGCGGCAGCACTGGGTTTCGGCGGATTGGCCGGCACAGCAGCTGGCGCGGCAAAAATCGTCTTTGTGGTCGGTATTATTCTGTTTGTGGTTAGCTTGTTCACGGGTCGGAAACGGCCATAG
- a CDS encoding CsbD family protein → MNSDIVVGKWKQWKGNFLALWADWFDSDCAWLEGSNDYLSGVLQEGYGKAHEEVSSEKTTLH, encoded by the coding sequence ATGAATAGCGATATCGTTGTTGGCAAATGGAAACAGTGGAAAGGGAATTTTCTGGCGCTGTGGGCCGATTGGTTTGACAGCGACTGCGCCTGGCTGGAAGGGAGTAACGATTACTTGTCCGGCGTATTGCAAGAGGGTTACGGAAAGGCGCACGAAGAGGTATCCTCAGAGAAAACCACGCTACACTGA
- a CDS encoding TatD family hydrolase, translating to MPAERYRFIDTHCHFDFPLFYDSAPESLRLAQDAGVERIIIPAVASQHFERVLTLTRTYSPLYSALGLHPLYIAEHQESDLLRLEDELRQQPARLVAVGEIGLDLYMPEPQFERQLTFLEAQLRLAKKYDLPTILHSRRSHDRLAQLLRRIDVPRTGVVHGFAGSLAQAQAFIRLGYYIGVGGTITYDRANKTRQAIAQLPLDRLLLETDAPDMPMSGYQGQPNRPERISCAFHTLCELRAEPPEEIAEALWQNSFRLFGRLIPA from the coding sequence GTGCCCGCTGAACGATACCGTTTTATCGATACCCACTGCCATTTCGATTTCCCCCTCTTTTACGATTCAGCACCGGAAAGCTTGCGTCTGGCGCAAGACGCTGGGGTTGAGCGCATCATCATTCCTGCCGTGGCTTCTCAGCATTTTGAGCGCGTATTGACGCTCACTCGCACTTACTCACCGCTCTACTCCGCACTGGGCCTGCACCCGCTTTATATCGCCGAACATCAGGAGAGCGACCTGCTCCGTCTGGAAGACGAACTGCGGCAACAGCCTGCCAGACTGGTCGCGGTCGGTGAGATTGGGTTGGATCTCTACATGCCGGAACCACAGTTCGAGCGACAGCTTACCTTCCTTGAAGCTCAGCTTCGGCTGGCGAAAAAATACGATCTCCCGACGATCCTGCATTCGCGGCGCAGCCATGACAGGCTGGCGCAATTGCTCCGTCGTATCGACGTGCCGCGTACCGGTGTGGTTCACGGTTTTGCGGGCAGTCTGGCGCAAGCGCAGGCCTTTATCCGACTGGGCTATTACATCGGCGTCGGGGGAACCATTACCTATGACAGGGCAAATAAAACGCGTCAGGCGATTGCGCAGCTGCCGTTAGATCGGTTGCTGCTGGAAACGGATGCACCCGATATGCCGATGAGCGGCTATCAGGGGCAGCCAAACCGACCCGAGCGCATTTCGTGTGCGTTTCACACGCTGTGTGAGCTGCGCGCAGAACCGCCAGAGGAGATTGCCGAGGCGCTCTGGCAGAATTCGTTCAGGCTGTTTGGACGGCTCATTCCGGCATAA
- a CDS encoding NupC/NupG family nucleoside CNT transporter — MQLVMSLIGMLVLMLFAVMLSTNRKAIRLRTVAGAFIIQVGIGALVLYVPVGRKILEGMTGGVANVIAYGNQGVSFIFGGLVSDKMFEVFGGGGFVFAFRVLPIIVFFSSLVAVLYYMGVMQWIIRLLGGGLQKLLGTSRTESLSATANIFVGQTEAPLVVRPYIANMTRSELFAVMCGGLASIAGSVMAGYAQMGVPLEYLIAASFMAAPGGLLFAKLMVPETEKTHDHDEMTGFVDEDDRPANVIDAAASGAASGMQLALNVGAMLLAFVALIALLNGILGGIGGWFDYPQLSMELILGWIFSPVAFLIGVPWHEATVAGSFIGQKLIVNEFVAYMNFSEYLKADDVVAAAGMQVLSDHTKAVISFALCGFANLSSIAILIGGLGSMAPSRRQDIARLGLKAVAAGTLSNLMSACIAGFFLTL; from the coding sequence ATGCAACTCGTTATGAGTCTCATCGGCATGCTTGTCCTGATGTTATTCGCGGTTATGTTATCCACTAACCGTAAAGCGATCAGATTGCGCACCGTAGCCGGTGCTTTCATTATCCAGGTTGGTATCGGCGCGCTGGTGCTGTATGTACCAGTAGGACGCAAGATTCTGGAGGGCATGACGGGCGGTGTAGCAAACGTTATCGCCTACGGAAATCAAGGCGTTTCGTTCATTTTTGGCGGTCTGGTTTCCGACAAAATGTTTGAAGTTTTTGGCGGTGGTGGGTTTGTCTTTGCCTTCCGTGTATTGCCAATTATCGTCTTTTTCTCTTCTCTGGTTGCTGTGCTGTACTACATGGGCGTTATGCAGTGGATCATCCGTTTATTAGGCGGCGGATTGCAAAAGTTGCTGGGAACCTCTCGTACTGAATCCCTCTCGGCAACGGCCAATATCTTTGTCGGCCAAACGGAAGCGCCGCTGGTGGTACGCCCGTATATTGCCAACATGACGCGTTCAGAGTTATTTGCGGTGATGTGCGGTGGTCTGGCATCCATTGCTGGTTCAGTGATGGCGGGCTATGCCCAGATGGGTGTACCGCTGGAATACCTCATAGCGGCATCCTTCATGGCTGCCCCCGGTGGGTTGCTGTTTGCCAAACTGATGGTGCCGGAAACGGAAAAAACGCACGATCATGATGAAATGACCGGTTTTGTCGATGAAGACGATCGCCCAGCCAATGTCATTGATGCGGCAGCAAGCGGAGCCGCTTCCGGTATGCAACTGGCGCTGAATGTGGGGGCGATGCTGTTGGCTTTTGTTGCCTTAATCGCTCTGCTCAATGGCATTCTGGGGGGCATTGGTGGCTGGTTTGATTACCCACAGCTATCGATGGAACTGATTTTGGGTTGGATATTCTCCCCGGTTGCTTTCTTAATTGGTGTGCCTTGGCATGAGGCGACCGTTGCGGGTTCCTTCATTGGGCAAAAACTGATCGTCAATGAGTTTGTCGCCTACATGAACTTCAGTGAATATCTGAAAGCAGATGACGTGGTTGCCGCTGCGGGTATGCAGGTTCTGTCGGATCATACCAAAGCTGTGATTTCGTTCGCGCTGTGCGGCTTTGCTAACCTTTCGTCTATTGCTATCCTTATTGGAGGCTTGGGCAGTATGGCGCCGAGTCGGCGTCAGGATATTGCCCGCTTAGGTTTGAAGGCCGTTGCGGCAGGTACGCTCTCTAACCTGATGAGCGCCTGTATCGCAGGGTTCTTTTTGACTCTGTAA
- a CDS encoding 4'-phosphopantetheinyl transferase family protein produces MLSAFIDDVEWITFPRATDGATYPGITARCHFHVSAYDDALFAALNIPFPDALARAVPKRRAEFLAGRYLARHVLNKLGHPEFVLCSGEDRSPQWPDNIAGSLSHNKDSVLCAAHLRSDTLSCVGVDIEGFMSDERAQSLWPGIIGDEEYQWFQERDESFCCLLTVSFSAKESLFKALYPQVRHYFDFLDARLVALDITKREFELELLTDLTPTFYAGRRFKGAYLLREYDVTTFICC; encoded by the coding sequence ATGCTTTCTGCTTTTATTGATGATGTTGAATGGATTACTTTTCCACGGGCAACGGACGGTGCCACCTACCCAGGTATTACTGCTCGCTGCCATTTCCATGTGTCTGCCTATGACGACGCGCTGTTTGCGGCGTTGAATATTCCTTTTCCTGATGCGCTCGCACGCGCTGTGCCGAAACGGCGCGCCGAGTTTCTGGCCGGGCGTTATCTTGCCAGACACGTATTGAATAAACTGGGTCACCCCGAGTTTGTGCTGTGCAGTGGGGAAGATCGTTCACCGCAGTGGCCGGATAATATTGCCGGTTCGCTGAGCCATAACAAAGATAGCGTACTCTGTGCTGCCCATTTGCGTAGCGATACACTATCGTGCGTGGGTGTTGATATCGAAGGATTCATGTCCGATGAACGTGCGCAATCGCTGTGGCCCGGCATCATCGGTGATGAGGAATACCAGTGGTTTCAGGAACGTGATGAATCGTTCTGCTGCTTGCTCACGGTAAGCTTCTCGGCGAAAGAGAGTCTGTTCAAGGCGCTTTATCCGCAGGTGCGGCACTACTTTGATTTTCTGGATGCCAGACTGGTGGCGCTGGATATCACCAAACGCGAGTTTGAACTGGAACTGCTGACCGATCTGACGCCGACGTTTTATGCCGGACGCCGCTTTAAAGGCGCGTATCTGCTGAGAGAGTACGACGTCACCACGTTTATCTGCTGCTAA
- a CDS encoding TonB-dependent receptor domain-containing protein → MQLKSENRFSHHHFPHSKVYRALLVTGLLALPALAQAENATDEKIVVTATQTKHTTLSAPASVSVITRAELEKMSVNNVSDAVKKLPGININPSTTYGRNEIKIRGMRADYTLLLVNGRRINSQESLATDMGNDFDLSSIPMSAIERIEVIRGPMSSLYGADALGGVVNVILRQPGENVAGEIGYNFQAPTEGSGGDHNRLNGYVSGPLIENTLLGSLIVDGGKRDAWRTEQSKNRNSDALEKRDNYSVLGNLTWLIDSQQSLDFDATYTKDDRFVDWNNSGATVHNTQKIDRLGLGLTHNGSWDNVDTRLRYYYENIDLMDNSELNKGIADITQSNQTVDGQISGYLGDHLLTGGGEYRITSLEHSMNLKGGKVDVNQSALFLQDEFKIADLALTFGGRVDHHEVYGTEFSPRAYATYSLTDNWVIKGGVNKAFKAPTLAQFTPGYMKSSCRGFCYLVGNPDLKAETSISYELGTAYEAEHFGTGITLFNNDIKNMIQSEAWDKDRTRVANLPYYNVDKARVQGIETSFWVDLTDDLNWTTNWTIVDAEDRTTKKRLKKNPKNTVNTQLNWQALENVSTYIAYQYTGNQYLLDKESTKTRGFNTVDIGATYTPVKNVDLKLGVTNLTNEKRDYVATDNDYFLSGRTVYGGVSYKF, encoded by the coding sequence ATGCAGCTAAAATCGGAAAATCGTTTTTCACATCATCATTTCCCACACAGCAAGGTGTATCGCGCCCTGCTGGTGACCGGGTTACTGGCACTGCCTGCACTGGCACAGGCGGAAAACGCGACAGATGAAAAAATCGTCGTGACGGCAACGCAGACGAAACACACCACGCTAAGCGCCCCCGCCAGCGTCTCTGTCATCACCCGCGCCGAGTTGGAAAAGATGTCGGTGAATAACGTTTCCGATGCGGTGAAAAAGCTGCCGGGGATTAACATCAACCCGTCGACTACCTATGGCCGTAACGAAATTAAAATCCGTGGTATGCGGGCGGACTACACACTGCTTCTGGTGAATGGTCGTCGTATTAACTCCCAAGAATCTCTCGCAACCGATATGGGGAATGATTTCGATCTGAGTTCCATTCCTATGTCGGCGATTGAACGTATCGAAGTGATTCGTGGCCCGATGTCTTCTCTGTACGGTGCCGATGCGCTGGGCGGTGTAGTCAACGTGATTCTTCGCCAGCCGGGGGAGAACGTTGCTGGTGAGATCGGCTATAACTTTCAGGCACCGACAGAAGGCTCCGGCGGCGATCATAATCGCCTGAATGGCTACGTCAGCGGGCCATTAATAGAAAATACGTTGCTGGGTAGTTTGATTGTGGACGGTGGCAAGCGCGATGCGTGGCGTACCGAACAATCCAAGAATCGCAACTCAGATGCGCTGGAAAAACGTGATAACTACAGCGTGCTGGGTAACCTGACGTGGTTGATCGATTCTCAGCAGAGCCTGGATTTTGATGCGACTTATACCAAAGATGACCGTTTCGTCGACTGGAATAACTCTGGTGCCACTGTTCATAACACACAAAAAATTGATCGCCTCGGCCTGGGGCTCACGCATAACGGTAGCTGGGACAATGTCGATACGCGGCTGCGCTACTACTACGAAAACATCGATTTAATGGATAATTCTGAGCTTAATAAAGGTATAGCCGATATTACTCAGAGTAATCAGACGGTTGACGGGCAAATTTCTGGTTACCTAGGTGACCACCTGCTGACCGGCGGCGGCGAATACCGCATCACATCACTGGAACACAGCATGAATCTGAAAGGCGGAAAAGTAGACGTCAATCAGAGTGCTCTTTTCCTACAAGATGAGTTCAAGATTGCGGATTTAGCCCTCACCTTTGGTGGTCGTGTTGACCATCATGAGGTCTACGGCACCGAATTCAGCCCACGCGCCTACGCCACGTATAGTTTAACCGACAACTGGGTGATCAAAGGCGGTGTCAATAAGGCATTTAAAGCACCAACCCTCGCTCAATTTACCCCCGGCTATATGAAGTCATCATGCCGTGGATTCTGCTATCTCGTCGGTAATCCGGATCTCAAAGCAGAAACCTCCATCAGCTATGAACTGGGTACTGCCTATGAGGCAGAACATTTCGGTACAGGTATCACCCTGTTTAATAATGATATCAAGAATATGATCCAATCTGAGGCTTGGGATAAAGACAGAACTAGGGTAGCCAATCTTCCTTATTACAACGTGGATAAAGCGCGGGTTCAGGGAATTGAAACCTCATTTTGGGTCGATCTCACAGATGACCTAAACTGGACCACTAACTGGACTATCGTCGATGCCGAAGACCGCACCACCAAGAAGCGCCTGAAAAAAAACCCAAAAAATACAGTTAACACGCAGTTGAACTGGCAAGCACTGGAGAATGTATCAACCTATATTGCTTACCAATATACGGGGAACCAATATCTGCTTGACAAAGAGTCCACCAAGACTCGCGGTTTCAATACCGTGGATATCGGTGCCACTTATACACCGGTTAAAAACGTAGATCTAAAACTGGGTGTCACTAACCTGACCAACGAAAAACGGGACTACGTTGCCACCGACAACGACTACTTCCTGTCTGGACGTACGGTGTACGGCGGCGTGAGCTATAAGTTCTAA
- a CDS encoding MFS transporter: MDESMYRQHTRPVVHLALLINMLSLGSLMMVMPLGPDFISALSMDAKNIGYISGGATFASAIVGFLAAPYLDRFNRKHALIILLTLRFSLTAACMFASSQTHLLVLFILAGCVAGPASGVLMAAVVDIVPANERGKQLAYVGMSFSLAAIIIMPLSLELAHRINWQAPFYIFGLGGLLLALLVLWLFPSMPLTHRSQPSASPNTVPTSVLHDLLASPLFLLGLTVVSLQMFGHFLLIPHFSNYFQFNLAFPRDDISLLYLCGGLASMVTMQLCGNLLDRGYASRTIVVTTLLLAVVILCGFVLPFSLSLYLVFTLFMALSAARSSSTLAITAGIPLPHQRAAFMSYQGTAANVASGLASVASAAYLSTSVEGKIDGFSQLAVASAVFALAAMLLTLRLIPQLVERSRKMAARQTAQATGQ, translated from the coding sequence ATGGATGAAAGCATGTACCGCCAGCACACCCGACCCGTTGTGCATCTGGCGCTGCTCATCAACATGCTTTCCCTCGGCAGCCTGATGATGGTGATGCCGTTAGGTCCCGATTTCATCAGCGCCCTGTCTATGGATGCCAAGAACATCGGCTACATTAGCGGTGGCGCAACGTTTGCCTCCGCCATTGTCGGCTTCCTCGCCGCCCCTTATCTGGACAGATTTAACCGTAAACATGCTCTGATTATTCTGCTGACGCTGCGCTTCAGCCTGACGGCGGCCTGCATGTTTGCCAGCAGCCAAACCCATCTTTTAGTGCTGTTTATTCTGGCAGGCTGTGTGGCCGGGCCGGCCTCTGGCGTGTTGATGGCGGCAGTTGTCGATATTGTGCCGGCCAACGAGCGCGGAAAGCAGCTGGCCTACGTCGGTATGAGTTTTTCACTCGCGGCCATTATCATCATGCCGCTGTCGCTGGAACTGGCTCACCGTATTAACTGGCAAGCACCGTTTTATATTTTCGGCCTCGGCGGCCTGCTGCTGGCGCTGTTAGTGCTGTGGCTCTTTCCTTCCATGCCGCTGACGCACCGATCTCAACCAAGCGCATCTCCCAACACAGTACCCACTTCCGTATTACACGATCTGCTGGCCTCCCCGCTTTTCCTGTTGGGACTGACGGTGGTTTCGCTACAAATGTTCGGCCATTTCCTGCTGATTCCCCATTTTTCCAACTACTTTCAGTTCAATCTGGCGTTCCCACGGGATGATATTTCCCTGCTTTATCTCTGCGGCGGGCTGGCCAGCATGGTAACCATGCAGCTGTGCGGCAACTTGCTGGATCGAGGGTATGCCAGCCGGACGATCGTGGTGACAACGCTGCTGCTGGCCGTTGTGATCCTCTGTGGTTTCGTTTTGCCTTTTTCGCTTTCCCTGTATCTGGTGTTCACCCTGTTCATGGCGCTCAGCGCAGCCCGCTCCAGCAGCACGCTGGCAATTACCGCCGGCATTCCGCTGCCGCATCAGCGCGCCGCGTTTATGTCCTATCAGGGAACTGCGGCCAACGTGGCGTCGGGGCTTGCCAGCGTCGCTTCTGCTGCTTATCTGAGCACCTCGGTTGAGGGAAAAATTGATGGGTTCTCACAGCTCGCCGTCGCCAGCGCCGTATTTGCGCTGGCCGCCATGCTGCTAACCCTACGCCTGATTCCGCAGTTGGTTGAACGCAGCCGAAAGATGGCCGCACGCCAAACGGCACAGGCTACAGGGCAATAA
- a CDS encoding isochorismate synthase: MDTLITEAETFSGLTYSEKTAFLYASEHRSLSTSGLFERISSPVCVPDSHNDGLSSAIAQAFQRARQAGQSLPIVVGAIPFDTTQPSSLYIPDNYTVTTKSELVSRARKQTAAAPAALTLNSVPDEYQFKSIVAEAVERFRRGELSKAVLSRILDIELTGPVKAQTILNNLMVQNAGGYHFSLPLPDGSILLGASPELLLRKQGNVIVSNPLAGSARRMNDEHLDYLNSQRLLNSSKDKHEHKLVVDDIRQRLMPLCSSLTVPSAPALMHTASMWHLSTAISGELVNPEMTALQVACQLHPTPALCGFPTQDARQLIAELEPHDRGIFSGIVGWCDANGDGEWAIAIRCGTIKNNNVRLFAGAGIVEASVPEEEWAETAAKLNTMLNAFGLNSGVDGL; encoded by the coding sequence GTGGATACACTGATTACAGAAGCTGAAACATTTAGCGGGCTAACTTATTCGGAAAAGACTGCTTTTTTATATGCATCGGAACACCGTAGCCTTTCGACTTCCGGCTTATTTGAACGTATTTCGTCCCCTGTTTGCGTTCCAGACTCGCACAATGATGGGCTGAGTTCTGCAATCGCGCAGGCGTTCCAGCGGGCGCGTCAGGCAGGGCAGTCGCTGCCTATTGTGGTGGGGGCGATTCCTTTTGATACCACACAACCCTCTAGTCTCTATATCCCTGATAATTATACCGTTACGACGAAATCTGAACTCGTCAGTCGTGCTCGTAAGCAGACGGCAGCAGCACCTGCCGCACTCACGCTGAACAGCGTTCCAGACGAATATCAGTTCAAGTCTATCGTGGCGGAGGCCGTTGAACGTTTCCGCCGCGGTGAACTGAGCAAAGCAGTACTGTCACGCATTCTGGACATTGAGCTGACGGGCCCGGTTAAGGCGCAAACGATCCTCAACAACCTGATGGTGCAGAACGCGGGGGGTTATCACTTCTCGCTGCCGCTGCCTGATGGTTCCATCTTACTGGGCGCCAGCCCGGAACTGCTGCTGCGTAAGCAGGGCAATGTCATTGTCTCCAACCCGCTGGCGGGATCGGCACGACGGATGAACGATGAACATCTGGATTACCTGAATAGCCAGCGCTTGCTGAATTCCAGCAAAGATAAGCACGAGCACAAGCTGGTGGTGGATGACATTCGTCAACGTCTGATGCCGCTTTGCTCGTCATTAACGGTGCCATCGGCGCCTGCGCTGATGCACACCGCCTCCATGTGGCACCTGTCTACCGCCATTAGCGGTGAACTGGTTAACCCAGAGATGACGGCGCTTCAGGTGGCCTGCCAACTGCATCCGACTCCTGCGCTGTGCGGCTTCCCCACGCAGGACGCGCGCCAGCTGATCGCCGAACTGGAACCGCACGATCGCGGCATATTCAGCGGCATTGTCGGCTGGTGTGATGCCAACGGTGATGGCGAATGGGCGATAGCGATTCGCTGCGGCACCATCAAAAACAATAACGTTCGCCTGTTTGCCGGTGCGGGCATTGTTGAGGCGTCAGTCCCCGAGGAGGAATGGGCTGAAACCGCCGCCAAATTAAACACGATGCTGAATGCGTTTGGGCTTAACTCTGGTGTGGATGGACTATGA